From one Vibrio neonatus genomic stretch:
- the nadE gene encoding ammonia-dependent NAD(+) synthetase, whose translation MEQKIRQEMRVLPSIDVDFEIERRVNFIKQKMLEAGCKSVVLGISGGVDSTTCGRLAQIAVDQLNQESEKEYQFIAVRLPYAEQKDEDEAQLALSFIKPSHSVAVNIAAGVDGMHAATSVALEGTGLMPESAEKIDFVKGNLKARARMQAQYQIAGYVGGLVLGTDHSAENITGFYTKFGDGACDLAPLFGLSKRQVRQLAKTLGAPEQLVTKVPTADLEELDPQKADEDALSVTYDDIDNFLEGKPLAEDAKQTIIDIYTRTQHKRQPIPTIYD comes from the coding sequence ATGGAACAGAAAATTCGCCAAGAAATGCGCGTACTCCCAAGCATCGACGTCGATTTTGAAATTGAACGACGTGTAAACTTTATCAAGCAGAAAATGCTGGAAGCTGGCTGTAAGTCAGTGGTACTTGGTATTAGTGGCGGTGTTGATTCAACAACTTGTGGTCGTTTAGCGCAAATTGCGGTAGATCAGCTTAACCAAGAGTCTGAAAAAGAGTATCAATTTATCGCTGTGCGTCTACCGTACGCAGAGCAAAAAGATGAAGATGAGGCGCAACTTGCGCTCTCTTTTATCAAGCCTAGCCATTCAGTTGCCGTAAATATTGCAGCAGGTGTTGACGGAATGCACGCAGCCACTTCTGTCGCTCTGGAAGGTACAGGTTTAATGCCTGAATCTGCTGAAAAAATTGACTTCGTAAAAGGTAATTTAAAAGCACGTGCACGCATGCAGGCTCAATACCAAATCGCAGGATACGTTGGCGGCCTAGTGCTTGGTACTGATCATTCTGCTGAAAACATTACCGGTTTTTACACCAAATTTGGTGACGGAGCTTGCGATCTTGCCCCTCTATTTGGCCTAAGCAAACGCCAAGTTCGCCAACTAGCAAAAACACTAGGTGCACCAGAGCAACTGGTCACTAAAGTCCCTACCGCCGATCTTGAAGAACTTGACCCACAAAAAGCCGATGAAGACGCACTAAGTGTTACCTACGATGATATTGATAACTTCCTAGAAGGAAAACCTCTAGCAGAAGACGCAAAACAAACTATCATCGACATCTACACACGCACCCAACACAAGCGCCAACCTATCCCAACAATTTACGATTAA
- a CDS encoding nicotinate-nicotinamide nucleotide adenylyltransferase, with protein sequence MKKIAVFGSAFNPPSYGHLSVIERLSHFDQVLLVPSIAHAWGKQMLDYAERCTMIEGFISDIPCRNVALSRIEQTLSEQEEGSITTFQVLSALQAEHTGAELTFVMGPDNLFSFAKFAKAEQIMKQWNVLACPETTAIRSTEIREKLAQHQDINHLTTKSVVKILQNQHFYRTI encoded by the coding sequence ATGAAAAAAATAGCGGTATTTGGCAGTGCCTTCAACCCCCCAAGTTATGGTCATTTGAGTGTGATTGAGCGTTTGTCCCATTTTGATCAAGTGTTATTAGTACCCAGTATTGCGCATGCTTGGGGAAAGCAGATGTTAGACTATGCAGAACGCTGCACTATGATTGAAGGCTTTATTAGTGATATACCCTGTCGCAATGTCGCCCTGTCACGTATTGAACAGACATTGAGTGAGCAAGAAGAGGGCAGTATTACCACTTTTCAAGTACTAAGCGCGCTGCAAGCCGAACATACAGGCGCTGAATTAACCTTTGTGATGGGGCCGGATAATTTATTTAGTTTTGCGAAGTTTGCTAAAGCTGAGCAGATAATGAAGCAGTGGAACGTACTGGCATGCCCGGAAACCACCGCTATACGCAGTACTGAAATACGCGAAAAACTTGCACAGCATCAAGATATTAACCATTTGACGACCAAAAGCGTCGTTAAAATATTGCAAAATCAACACTTCTACCGCACAATTTAA
- a CDS encoding 1-acyl-sn-glycerol-3-phosphate acyltransferase, with the protein MSTDNDIYQEIRPYNNEEIAPAIGRLINDEEFISAILNHKFNNHAKWFQALMSPLVKLYLKNRWGKLDSIDSVQIEVEKYLKKALDATTDNVNFDGLDKLDRDTPYLFISNHRDIAMDPALVNYGLHNTQHKTVRIAIGDNLLSKPCATELMKVNKSFIVKRSAKGPREMLKTLGLLSSYIKHSLETGNSIWIAQKEGRAKDGNDFTDPAIIKMIQLEGRKRKMSFSDYVKSLKIVPVAISYEIDPCDIAKANELHQKATKGEYQKSEFEDIESIVKGITGYKGRVNVSFGDVIDNDLDTPEALADEIDRQIHDNYKLFPINLLAAGVEDDSTIDQATKDQFAEKLAQLEEGAKAFLIDGYANPVRNLSKDKSELVA; encoded by the coding sequence ATGTCTACTGATAACGATATTTACCAAGAGATTAGACCCTATAACAACGAAGAAATCGCTCCAGCGATCGGTCGCTTAATTAATGACGAAGAATTTATCTCCGCTATTCTTAATCACAAATTCAACAATCACGCAAAATGGTTTCAGGCTCTCATGTCACCACTTGTGAAATTGTATTTGAAAAACCGTTGGGGAAAACTGGACTCTATCGACTCAGTGCAGATCGAGGTGGAAAAATACCTAAAGAAAGCGCTTGATGCCACCACTGATAACGTGAATTTTGACGGTCTTGATAAACTCGATCGAGATACGCCTTACCTGTTCATTTCAAACCACCGTGATATTGCGATGGATCCTGCACTCGTTAATTATGGTCTGCATAACACTCAGCACAAAACCGTTCGTATTGCGATTGGCGATAACTTGTTAAGTAAGCCTTGCGCAACTGAACTAATGAAAGTAAACAAGAGTTTTATCGTTAAACGTTCGGCAAAAGGCCCGCGTGAGATGTTGAAAACATTGGGTTTATTGTCGTCGTATATTAAGCACTCTTTAGAAACGGGCAATTCTATCTGGATTGCACAAAAAGAAGGGCGCGCTAAAGACGGTAATGACTTTACTGATCCGGCAATCATTAAAATGATTCAGCTAGAAGGGCGCAAACGCAAAATGTCTTTCTCTGATTATGTAAAATCATTAAAGATTGTCCCTGTGGCAATCTCTTACGAAATAGACCCTTGCGATATTGCTAAAGCCAATGAGCTGCATCAAAAAGCAACCAAAGGCGAGTATCAAAAGTCAGAGTTTGAAGATATTGAAAGTATCGTGAAAGGCATCACTGGCTACAAAGGAAGAGTGAATGTGAGTTTTGGCGATGTCATTGATAATGACTTAGACACTCCAGAAGCTCTGGCCGATGAGATTGATCGTCAAATCCATGATAACTATAAACTGTTCCCAATTAACTTGTTGGCCGCTGGCGTGGAAGATGACAGCACTATTGACCAAGCCACAAAGGATCAGTTTGCAGAGAAATTGGCACAACTCGAAGAGGGTGCGAAAGCCTTCTTAATTGATGGCTATGCGAATCCAGTGCGAAATCTATCTAAAGACAAGTCTGAGTTGGTTGCTTAA
- a CDS encoding YfcZ/YiiS family protein: MSKVTKEPEVCEACGVAGEMGFVINVGDETSEVSLFSSSKEAVEVEFQNYLALAKEVNAAVESQVEIVENDGQFELHAKLKFEVSAEKLIFDLKSRTLSR; encoded by the coding sequence ATGTCAAAAGTAACAAAAGAACCTGAAGTTTGTGAAGCATGCGGTGTAGCAGGCGAGATGGGCTTTGTTATCAACGTGGGTGATGAGACTTCTGAAGTATCACTATTTTCTTCAAGCAAAGAAGCGGTAGAAGTTGAGTTTCAAAACTACTTAGCCCTTGCTAAAGAAGTGAATGCTGCGGTTGAGTCTCAAGTTGAAATCGTAGAAAACGATGGTCAGTTTGAGCTTCACGCTAAACTGAAATTTGAAGTAAGTGCTGAAAAACTTATCTTCGATCTTAAGAGTCGTACTCTTTCTCGTTAA
- a CDS encoding TetR/AcrR family transcriptional regulator, whose amino-acid sequence MPKRSKEDTEITVNMIMDSVLEQMLTIGYDQMSYTTLSQVTGVSRTGISHHFPKKADFALKLENRVFDLLLTHLNFDSGLLGFSKSWQASLHSSQFLAILRLMIHHITVCDGAKGFSLQGIQRLFALLREQYGEESKKELEWLLGLAVIRLANQ is encoded by the coding sequence ATGCCAAAGCGCAGTAAAGAAGATACAGAAATAACCGTAAACATGATTATGGATTCGGTGCTCGAGCAAATGTTGACGATCGGCTACGACCAAATGTCTTATACAACGTTGAGCCAAGTCACGGGTGTATCACGCACTGGTATCAGTCATCATTTTCCTAAAAAAGCGGACTTTGCTTTGAAGCTGGAAAATCGTGTCTTTGATTTGCTGTTAACACACCTTAACTTTGATTCAGGTTTATTAGGTTTTAGCAAAAGCTGGCAAGCGTCATTGCACTCCTCACAATTTCTCGCAATCTTGCGTCTGATGATTCATCACATTACGGTCTGTGATGGGGCGAAAGGGTTCTCCTTGCAAGGAATCCAGCGTCTATTTGCTTTATTACGGGAGCAATATGGTGAGGAAAGTAAAAAAGAGCTTGAGTGGTTGCTAGGACTTGCTGTGATTCGTTTAGCCAATCAATAG
- a CDS encoding DUF3087 domain-containing protein — MQLLTINKEQYRARLNVVIVACIAGLTASSLAISQTLIHLLPSESGSHFHWNALGVVVSVALLGITLLNLKTHPKMKEVVYVWELKHALNLIYRKNRQLLEHAKQGNEQAMLALQFSYTGSRQLWKLDDNTITMDSLHKSQIQLDAWVREYDVQLDITQYHANILKAF, encoded by the coding sequence ATGCAATTACTAACAATAAATAAGGAACAATATCGCGCCCGCTTAAACGTGGTTATTGTTGCTTGTATCGCGGGTTTAACGGCATCAAGCCTAGCGATTTCTCAAACCTTAATTCATTTACTGCCATCTGAGTCAGGCAGCCATTTTCATTGGAATGCACTGGGTGTGGTGGTCAGTGTCGCTCTATTAGGCATTACCTTGCTTAATTTAAAAACTCATCCAAAGATGAAAGAAGTGGTGTATGTATGGGAGCTAAAACATGCACTTAACCTGATTTATCGTAAGAATCGACAATTACTTGAACACGCCAAACAGGGCAATGAGCAGGCGATGCTTGCCTTACAGTTTAGCTACACTGGTTCGCGTCAATTGTGGAAGTTAGACGATAACACCATCACTATGGACAGCCTGCATAAGTCACAAATTCAGCTTGATGCTTGGGTTCGAGAGTATGACGTCCAATTAGACATTACTCAGTATCATGCCAATATTTTAAAAGCGTTTTAG
- a CDS encoding AI-2E family transporter, with protein MNTSQDFSKQAIDAFIKIVIVGILLYLCFQILKPFILLVVWGAIIATALFPLVKGIETKVGLSQGKSSWLLSLIGVALLILPSYLIGDSLFSSAGDVYEQVQSGTLQLKPPSESIQGWPIIGEQLYATLLGFSANLSKALIQHSEHVKDILGTVISTVGSVGGSVLQFTISLLIAGVFMANAQACEKSFQQISVRLAGEYGSQFTQISVATVRSVVQGVIGVAITQSLMAGVGLYFADIPFAGLWMLAVLIVAIIQLPPILALIPALFFAWTTDTTLVAGIFTVWCVLVSASDAILKPMLMGRGTDIPMLVILLGAIGGMAMSGIVGLFVGAVVLAVTHRLFVAWLAQSEVEVEQDDKAQLQKEKQ; from the coding sequence ATGAACACTTCTCAGGATTTCTCTAAGCAGGCGATCGATGCTTTTATTAAAATTGTCATCGTCGGCATTTTGCTCTATCTGTGTTTTCAAATATTAAAACCCTTTATATTGTTGGTGGTGTGGGGCGCTATTATTGCTACTGCGCTCTTTCCTCTGGTTAAGGGTATTGAAACCAAGGTGGGGCTATCACAAGGCAAATCAAGTTGGTTGTTGTCACTTATTGGGGTGGCGCTGCTTATCTTGCCATCGTATTTAATTGGGGACAGTCTATTTAGCAGTGCTGGCGATGTGTATGAGCAAGTACAAAGTGGCACACTGCAATTAAAACCGCCGTCAGAAAGTATTCAGGGTTGGCCTATCATCGGTGAGCAGTTATATGCCACTTTACTGGGTTTTTCTGCCAATCTAAGCAAAGCCCTCATTCAACATTCAGAGCATGTAAAAGACATTCTTGGTACTGTGATTTCGACCGTTGGTAGTGTTGGAGGCAGCGTTTTACAATTTACCATCTCTTTGCTGATTGCTGGCGTGTTCATGGCGAATGCGCAGGCTTGCGAAAAGTCATTTCAACAAATATCTGTGCGCCTTGCCGGTGAGTATGGCTCGCAGTTCACACAAATATCGGTGGCGACTGTGCGCAGCGTAGTACAAGGCGTGATTGGTGTTGCCATTACTCAATCACTAATGGCCGGGGTCGGGCTCTATTTTGCTGATATTCCTTTTGCGGGGCTATGGATGTTAGCGGTGCTGATTGTTGCCATTATTCAACTGCCGCCTATTTTAGCGCTAATTCCTGCGCTGTTTTTCGCCTGGACGACCGACACCACCCTAGTAGCAGGAATCTTTACCGTATGGTGCGTGTTAGTCAGTGCCAGTGACGCGATATTAAAACCTATGCTGATGGGGCGAGGGACAGATATTCCCATGCTGGTCATATTGTTAGGCGCCATCGGTGGTATGGCAATGTCGGGCATTGTGGGCTTGTTTGTTGGCGCAGTGGTTCTTGCTGTGACACATCGCTTGTTTGTGGCTTGGTTGGCTCAATCTGAGGTTGAGGTTGAGCAAGACGATAAGGCGCAACTGCAAAAAGAGAAACAGTAA
- a CDS encoding potassium channel family protein, giving the protein MAKMTERDNFLYLLVALIVLLGGCAIMEQFFGTGQSVILLGLLFCMSASIFGIESQKIKTRGWLGFLIVLVMLSSLASIFDAANLSIVSLVALIMFIGQYLKHATLLVLKASNIDRNQIVGSICIYLMMGLWFTFVQLLLLELLGGGFNGIEYGPWLDNLSKMIYFSFITMTSVGYGAISPSEPLTRFVAYFQAIAGVFYLAILVSSLVSAGLSQKSSASDE; this is encoded by the coding sequence ATGGCTAAAATGACAGAGCGCGATAATTTTCTATATTTGCTGGTTGCGTTAATCGTTTTACTTGGCGGGTGCGCCATCATGGAGCAGTTTTTTGGCACAGGCCAAAGCGTGATTTTACTGGGGCTGTTGTTTTGCATGTCAGCTTCTATTTTTGGTATTGAAAGCCAAAAAATAAAAACGCGTGGCTGGCTTGGCTTTTTGATTGTATTGGTGATGTTGTCCTCATTAGCCTCAATTTTTGATGCAGCCAATCTTTCCATAGTATCGCTTGTCGCACTGATTATGTTTATTGGTCAATACCTAAAACACGCTACCTTATTGGTTTTAAAAGCGTCCAATATCGATAGAAATCAAATTGTGGGTTCTATCTGCATTTATTTAATGATGGGGCTGTGGTTTACCTTTGTACAATTGTTGCTGTTAGAGCTATTGGGGGGAGGCTTTAATGGCATCGAATATGGGCCATGGCTGGATAATCTGTCCAAAATGATCTATTTCAGCTTCATTACCATGACGTCCGTCGGCTATGGAGCAATTTCTCCTAGTGAGCCACTCACAAGATTTGTTGCATATTTTCAAGCAATTGCGGGAGTATTTTATTTGGCAATACTGGTTTCGAGCTTAGTCAGTGCGGGACTGTCCCAGAAAAGTAGCGCAAGTGATGAATGA
- a CDS encoding YaeQ family protein: protein MALKPTIFKFRVNIADTNRNRFEDINLTVAKHPSENEVRMLVRILAFCLNATPNLSFTKGLSDQEEPDIWELSDIGDILTWIEVGEPSADRVKKVARKSKQTHIYTFNENKSDVWFAKNQSALRDIKVSVTQFDFAPITELVAGLQRTNDLSLMISGDSMFATLGDINSEIKVTELQVQ from the coding sequence TTGGCGCTCAAACCCACTATTTTTAAGTTTCGTGTAAACATTGCGGACACCAATCGCAATCGATTTGAAGACATCAACCTCACTGTCGCTAAGCATCCTTCAGAAAATGAAGTTAGAATGCTGGTTCGTATTTTAGCCTTTTGTCTCAATGCCACTCCTAACCTGTCTTTCACTAAAGGTCTGTCCGATCAAGAAGAGCCAGATATTTGGGAGTTGTCTGATATTGGCGATATATTGACGTGGATTGAAGTGGGTGAACCATCAGCCGATCGCGTGAAAAAAGTGGCGCGTAAGTCTAAACAGACACACATCTATACTTTCAATGAAAATAAATCTGATGTTTGGTTTGCAAAAAATCAATCTGCATTGCGCGACATTAAAGTCAGTGTAACGCAATTTGATTTTGCCCCTATTACAGAATTGGTGGCAGGATTACAACGCACTAACGATTTGAGCTTAATGATCTCTGGAGACTCTATGTTTGCCACACTAGGTGACATAAATTCAGAAATTAAAGTGACCGAACTGCAAGTGCAGTAA
- a CDS encoding cold-shock protein, which translates to MSNTVTGTVKWFNETKGFGFIQQENGPDVFAHFSAIQGDGFRTLAEGQKVEFVVTTGQKGPQAEQIRAV; encoded by the coding sequence ATGTCTAACACAGTTACTGGTACCGTAAAATGGTTCAACGAAACTAAAGGTTTTGGTTTTATTCAACAAGAAAACGGTCCAGACGTATTCGCTCACTTCTCAGCTATCCAAGGCGACGGTTTCCGTACTCTTGCTGAAGGCCAAAAAGTAGAATTTGTTGTTACTACAGGTCAAAAAGGCCCACAAGCAGAGCAAATTCGCGCTGTATAA
- a CDS encoding OsmC family protein yields MQATVSWVEDFKFIGESQSGHSVVLDGSGGKTAPSPMEMVLIAAGGCSSVDVVDGLKSAGQKVTGCVAKLSSTRREVAPKYFTQINIHFEVSGEALDPAIVAKVAQDSLEKYCSVCLMLDKGVQMTHSWEIV; encoded by the coding sequence ATGCAAGCAACAGTATCTTGGGTTGAAGATTTCAAATTTATTGGTGAGTCTCAATCGGGTCACTCAGTGGTGTTGGATGGCAGTGGCGGTAAAACAGCGCCAAGCCCAATGGAAATGGTGTTAATTGCTGCTGGTGGTTGTAGCTCTGTCGATGTTGTGGATGGATTAAAAAGTGCAGGGCAGAAGGTGACTGGCTGTGTGGCGAAATTGTCTAGTACTCGTCGCGAGGTAGCGCCAAAATACTTTACCCAAATTAATATTCACTTTGAAGTTTCTGGTGAAGCGCTGGATCCTGCCATTGTGGCGAAAGTGGCGCAAGACTCGCTAGAAAAATATTGTTCAGTATGTTTGATGCTGGATAAGGGCGTGCAAATGACGCACTCTTGGGAAATTGTATAA
- a CDS encoding putative hemolysin has translation MKKILLLSVMTATVLLAGCANKDDEYTVKDWDPITSKASMYCVQQNHEIERATENNNRVTYCELSNSEKYEIWEYYYKNHEDERPDNQNQTDEAAAK, from the coding sequence ATGAAGAAAATCCTCCTATTATCTGTGATGACAGCTACTGTGTTGCTTGCAGGCTGTGCAAACAAAGATGACGAATACACGGTAAAGGACTGGGATCCAATTACCAGTAAAGCATCTATGTATTGTGTACAACAAAATCACGAGATTGAGCGTGCGACAGAGAACAATAACCGTGTTACCTATTGTGAGCTCTCTAACAGCGAAAAATATGAGATCTGGGAATACTATTACAAAAATCATGAAGATGAGCGCCCAGACAATCAAAATCAGACCGATGAGGCTGCTGCAAAATAA
- a CDS encoding NUDIX hydrolase, whose amino-acid sequence MRHLTTRVHPSLSQLDQHTIIQRQATRAIALRGEQILLMYTERYHDYSLPGGGLDEGEDVIEGLVRELQEETGARNIRNIAPFGVFEEFRPWYKDDADVMHMHSYCYTCQVDPILGTPNFEEYEINNGMQALWVNIYDAIKHNEHTIATSDKKGLSIERETFLLHLIAQECL is encoded by the coding sequence ATGCGCCATTTAACAACCCGAGTACATCCCAGCTTATCTCAACTTGACCAACATACCATCATTCAAAGACAGGCAACCCGAGCGATAGCTTTACGTGGTGAACAAATACTGCTGATGTATACCGAGCGCTATCATGACTACTCATTGCCAGGTGGTGGTCTTGATGAAGGAGAGGATGTTATTGAAGGCTTAGTGCGTGAATTACAAGAAGAAACGGGCGCGCGAAATATTCGCAATATTGCGCCGTTTGGCGTATTTGAAGAGTTTCGTCCGTGGTATAAAGACGATGCGGATGTGATGCACATGCATTCGTATTGTTATACCTGCCAAGTGGATCCAATTTTAGGCACGCCTAACTTTGAAGAGTACGAGATAAATAATGGTATGCAGGCATTATGGGTTAACATTTATGATGCAATTAAGCACAACGAACACACGATTGCCACCAGTGACAAAAAAGGCTTAAGCATTGAACGAGAAACCTTTTTGCTGCACTTAATCGCTCAAGAATGTTTGTGA
- a CDS encoding ion transporter translates to MNPKLQEAKRELGPIQFLTLVLSIYVLLVLFVENAFDLADDILDLLTIVDTFVCGIFLVDFFQRFYRAPNKLAFMKWGWIDLLSSIPMVDTLRYGRFIHLIRFFRILRAIRSTKVILNFLFHNRRKGTFTIVASVSVLLVIFGAIGILQFERGLPNSNIQNASDALWWAFVTITTVGYGDYYPVTTFGRMVATVLMTAGVGLFGTFTGLVANWFMLEGEQQENRQEQKERQELKQDIATLHNEISELKELIEQKNHKHS, encoded by the coding sequence ATGAATCCTAAATTACAAGAAGCGAAACGAGAGTTGGGCCCCATCCAGTTTTTAACTCTGGTTCTGTCTATCTATGTGTTATTAGTGTTATTTGTAGAAAATGCCTTTGACCTCGCCGATGATATTCTAGATTTACTGACCATAGTGGATACCTTTGTGTGTGGGATTTTCCTAGTCGATTTTTTCCAACGCTTCTATCGCGCGCCAAATAAGCTGGCATTTATGAAATGGGGATGGATTGATCTGCTTTCGAGCATACCTATGGTCGATACCTTACGCTACGGCCGATTTATCCATTTGATTCGCTTCTTTAGGATCTTAAGAGCGATACGTTCAACCAAAGTCATTCTTAATTTCCTATTTCATAACCGTCGTAAAGGCACCTTCACTATTGTCGCTAGCGTTTCTGTGCTACTGGTTATTTTTGGCGCGATTGGGATTTTGCAATTTGAAAGAGGCTTACCTAATTCCAACATTCAAAATGCCAGCGATGCGCTGTGGTGGGCTTTTGTCACCATCACAACTGTTGGTTATGGTGACTATTATCCTGTGACGACATTTGGCCGCATGGTGGCTACGGTATTGATGACCGCAGGGGTTGGCTTATTTGGCACCTTTACTGGCTTAGTGGCAAACTGGTTTATGCTAGAAGGCGAACAACAAGAGAACCGCCAAGAACAAAAAGAGCGCCAAGAATTAAAGCAAGATATTGCTACCTTACACAATGAAATCAGCGAGTTAAAAGAGTTGATTGAACAAAAAAATCACAAACATTCTTGA
- a CDS encoding LysE family translocator, whose amino-acid sequence MDIATLWVFIPTFLFVSITPGMCMTLALGLGMSIGYKRTLWMMLGEVLGVAVVAISAVLGIAAIMIKMPALFMGFKIVGAAYLSYLGIQMWRSKGKMALSEQNLASSGASNYGLVAQGFITAIANPKGWAFMISLLPPFISPKFAVAPQLVILVGIIMLSEFFCMSIYASGGKGLRMMLANSDNVKLMNRIAGSLMIGVGIWLFLT is encoded by the coding sequence TTGGATATTGCCACTTTATGGGTCTTCATTCCTACTTTCTTATTTGTATCCATTACCCCTGGTATGTGCATGACATTAGCACTGGGTTTAGGCATGAGTATTGGCTATAAGCGAACGTTGTGGATGATGCTCGGTGAGGTGCTTGGTGTTGCTGTGGTGGCGATCAGCGCCGTATTGGGTATTGCGGCGATTATGATAAAGATGCCAGCCTTGTTTATGGGCTTTAAAATCGTTGGCGCGGCCTATTTAAGTTATCTCGGCATCCAAATGTGGCGTTCCAAAGGCAAAATGGCGCTCTCTGAGCAAAACCTTGCTTCTTCGGGTGCCAGTAACTACGGCTTAGTGGCGCAAGGCTTTATTACTGCTATTGCCAATCCAAAAGGCTGGGCGTTTATGATTTCGTTATTGCCACCTTTTATCAGCCCTAAGTTTGCGGTTGCCCCTCAACTGGTGATTTTGGTCGGCATTATTATGTTGTCAGAGTTTTTTTGCATGAGCATTTATGCCTCAGGAGGCAAGGGGCTTAGAATGATGTTGGCAAACAGTGACAACGTAAAATTGATGAACCGCATTGCGGGCAGTTTAATGATTGGAGTAGGCATTTGGTTATTTTTAACTTAA
- a CDS encoding YajD family HNH nuclease, producing the protein MSSSDFTGSSAAYARKESGYRDKALKLYPWVCGNCAREFVYSNLRELTVHHKDHDHTNNPEDGSNWELLCLYCHDHEHSKYTDHERYGVDPVARADDHQVATHNPFADLAKMMKK; encoded by the coding sequence ATGTCTTCTTCAGATTTTACAGGTAGTAGTGCTGCCTATGCTCGCAAAGAGTCCGGCTATCGTGATAAAGCACTGAAACTTTATCCTTGGGTGTGTGGTAATTGCGCTCGTGAATTTGTTTATTCGAACTTGCGCGAATTAACCGTTCATCACAAAGATCACGACCATACCAATAACCCAGAAGATGGAAGTAACTGGGAACTGCTTTGTTTGTATTGTCATGATCATGAGCACTCAAAATATACCGATCATGAACGTTATGGCGTCGATCCTGTGGCTCGCGCTGATGATCATCAAGTGGCGACTCATAACCCGTTTGCTGACTTAGCAAAAATGATGAAAAAATAG
- the add gene encoding adenosine deaminase, which produces MDFCSLPKIDLHCHLDGSVRPETIIDLAEGQNIELPSQDVEVIRNLMIAPETCVDLKEYLTRFELPLQVMQTEKALERISYEVFEDAAKENVKYLELRFAPLLHTAKGLTVKQIISSVVKGMKRAELDYDIRGNYILCILRTMPKDDIQLVIDEGAKYLTKGVVAFDLAGAEAAGFCHDFVKEAKYARKKGFHVTIHAGEQGNGQNVQDAVELLKAERIGHGIHIIDHSGGFKAVRNGNVGLETCPSSNVQTKAVQDIESHPAKRFYKQGLAVTINTDNRTVSNTTMTQEVQKVCEQFYLSQKDYVSIYLNSVDQSFASDEIKQELRNYVDEL; this is translated from the coding sequence ATGGATTTTTGCTCTCTGCCAAAAATTGACCTACATTGCCATTTAGACGGCAGTGTTCGACCAGAAACGATCATTGACCTAGCAGAAGGTCAAAACATCGAATTACCTAGCCAAGACGTCGAGGTGATCCGAAACTTGATGATTGCACCGGAAACGTGTGTTGATCTAAAAGAGTATCTGACTCGCTTTGAGCTGCCTCTACAAGTGATGCAAACTGAAAAAGCACTTGAACGAATCTCATATGAAGTGTTTGAAGATGCGGCCAAAGAAAACGTTAAATACCTTGAACTGAGATTTGCTCCCCTATTGCATACAGCAAAAGGGTTAACCGTTAAGCAAATCATTTCATCTGTCGTGAAAGGTATGAAACGTGCAGAGCTTGATTATGATATTCGTGGTAACTACATCCTGTGTATTCTACGCACCATGCCAAAAGACGACATTCAGCTGGTTATCGATGAAGGTGCTAAATACTTAACTAAAGGCGTTGTTGCGTTTGATCTTGCAGGTGCTGAAGCGGCAGGTTTTTGCCATGACTTTGTAAAAGAAGCCAAGTATGCACGTAAAAAAGGGTTTCACGTCACCATACATGCCGGCGAACAAGGTAATGGGCAAAATGTACAAGATGCGGTTGAGCTTTTAAAAGCAGAACGCATTGGACATGGCATCCATATCATTGATCATTCAGGTGGTTTTAAAGCCGTACGCAATGGCAATGTGGGCTTGGAGACTTGTCCTAGCAGTAATGTGCAAACCAAAGCGGTACAAGATATTGAGTCACACCCTGCTAAGCGCTTTTATAAGCAAGGTCTGGCAGTCACTATTAATACGGATAACAGAACAGTATCCAATACCACCATGACTCAAGAAGTGCAAAAAGTGTGTGAACAGTTTTATCTTTCACAAAAAGACTATGTGTCTATCTATTTAAACAGCGTAGACCAAAGCTTTGCCAGTGATGAAATCAAACAAGAGCTGAGAAATTACGTCGACGAGTTGTAA